A genomic region of Persephonella marina EX-H1 contains the following coding sequences:
- a CDS encoding fumarate hydratase, which produces MREIQASLITEIVKDLVMDAEYNLPEDFIHAIEKSVDKEESPIGKEILNEILKNAQVASKEKVAYCQDTGYPVFFVEIGQDVHIVGGSIRDAINEGVRKATKEGYLRASLAFDPVFERKNTGDNTPALIYFDIVPGDKIRIKFAAKGGGSENQSKQIMLRPADGLEGVKKFVLKCIANAGPNACPPFTVGVGIGGTFDYSAVLAKKALFRHIGERHPDPKIAALEEELLVLANQLGVGPLGFGGTTTAVDVKIEIAPVHIASLPVAVNIQCHASRHKEIEI; this is translated from the coding sequence ATGAGAGAGATACAGGCTTCTTTGATTACAGAGATAGTTAAAGATCTTGTAATGGACGCAGAGTACAATCTACCTGAGGATTTTATACATGCAATAGAAAAATCCGTTGACAAAGAAGAATCTCCTATAGGAAAAGAGATACTTAATGAGATACTGAAAAATGCCCAGGTCGCATCTAAAGAGAAGGTAGCTTACTGTCAGGATACAGGTTATCCTGTATTTTTTGTGGAGATAGGTCAGGATGTCCATATAGTAGGTGGAAGTATAAGAGATGCTATAAATGAGGGCGTAAGAAAAGCTACCAAGGAAGGTTATCTAAGAGCATCTTTAGCGTTTGATCCTGTTTTTGAGAGGAAAAATACAGGGGATAACACACCTGCACTTATATACTTTGATATCGTTCCGGGAGATAAGATAAGGATAAAGTTTGCAGCTAAAGGTGGAGGATCTGAAAATCAGAGTAAGCAGATCATGCTGAGACCTGCTGACGGCCTGGAAGGTGTTAAAAAGTTTGTTCTCAAATGTATTGCAAATGCAGGTCCAAACGCATGCCCACCATTTACAGTTGGTGTAGGTATAGGAGGAACGTTTGATTACTCAGCTGTTCTCGCAAAGAAAGCCCTTTTCAGACATATAGGTGAGAGACATCCTGACCCTAAAATAGCAGCTCTGGAAGAGGAACTTCTTGTTCTTGCAAACCAGCTCGGTGTGGGACCTTTAGGGTTTGGAGGAACAACAACAGCTGTTGATGTAAAGATAGAGATAGCTCCTGTTCATATAGCCTCTTTACCTGTTGCTGTAAACATACAGTGCCATGCCTCAAGACATAAAGAGATTGAGATATAA
- a CDS encoding Fe-S-containing hydro-lyase, producing MSEIKRITTPLTEEIIENLRAGDRVLISGYVYTARDAAHKRMLEEYEKTGKLPFDIRGQIIYYVGPTPPRPGQVIGSAGPTTAYRMDKYTPKLLELGLKGTIGKGWRGEEVKEALKRFKAVYFAAYGGTAALLSKHIKSVEIIAYEDLGPEAIRKLYFENFPVIVANDIYGGDVFEEGQKKFRKLVI from the coding sequence ATGTCTGAGATAAAAAGGATAACAACACCACTAACAGAAGAGATAATAGAGAACCTGAGAGCAGGCGACAGGGTTTTAATCTCAGGATACGTCTATACTGCGAGAGATGCAGCACATAAAAGAATGTTAGAGGAGTACGAGAAAACAGGAAAGCTCCCATTTGATATAAGGGGGCAGATAATTTACTACGTTGGACCCACACCACCAAGACCTGGACAGGTTATAGGTTCAGCAGGTCCAACTACAGCCTACAGAATGGACAAATACACACCTAAACTTCTTGAACTGGGTTTAAAAGGAACAATAGGAAAAGGATGGAGAGGAGAGGAGGTTAAGGAAGCATTAAAGAGATTCAAGGCTGTTTACTTTGCAGCCTATGGAGGAACAGCGGCGCTTTTATCAAAACATATAAAAAGTGTTGAGATCATAGCCTATGAAGATTTAGGACCAGAGGCTATCAGAAAACTGTACTTTGAAAACTTCCCTGTTATTGTTGCAAATGATATCTACGGAGGAGATGTATTTGAGGAGGGACAGAAAAAGTTCAGAAAGTTAGTGATATAA
- the sucC gene encoding ADP-forming succinate--CoA ligase subunit beta yields MKVHEHQAKEIFARYGLPVPKGYPAFTVEEAVEAAQQLGKFPVVVKAQIHAGGRGKAGGVKLANNLDEVQKYAAELLGKTLVTFQTGPEGLPVSRIYIEEGTNIDKEFYVAITLDRSKSKLIIMASSEGGMEIEEVAAKNPEAIITEVIDPFLGLRPYQAREIALKLGLPKNLLNKAAGLFVKLYELYMKEDASMVEINPLVLTKEGNIVILDAKVDFDDNALFRHPDIMEMEDPTQESELEVKAKQYNLNYIKLDGNIACMVNGAGLAMATMDTIKLAGGEPANFLDVGGSANAEQIANAFKIILSDPNVKAIFINIFGGILRCDRLAEGIIQASKEVNPHVPIIVRMEGTNVELGKKMLAESGLDLIPADTMWEGAKKAVELASKA; encoded by the coding sequence ATGAAAGTACATGAGCATCAGGCCAAAGAGATATTTGCAAGATACGGGCTTCCTGTTCCAAAAGGATATCCTGCATTCACAGTCGAGGAAGCAGTTGAAGCTGCCCAGCAGCTGGGAAAATTCCCTGTCGTTGTTAAAGCCCAGATTCATGCTGGTGGAAGAGGAAAAGCAGGCGGTGTAAAACTGGCAAACAACCTTGATGAGGTTCAGAAGTATGCAGCTGAACTTCTTGGAAAAACACTTGTCACTTTCCAGACAGGACCTGAAGGACTTCCAGTTAGCAGAATCTACATAGAAGAAGGAACAAACATTGATAAAGAGTTTTACGTAGCGATCACACTTGATAGAAGTAAATCAAAACTGATAATAATGGCATCCTCAGAAGGTGGAATGGAGATAGAAGAGGTTGCAGCGAAAAACCCAGAGGCGATTATCACAGAGGTTATAGATCCTTTCTTAGGCCTCAGACCGTACCAGGCAAGAGAGATAGCGTTAAAGCTTGGACTTCCTAAAAATCTCTTAAACAAAGCAGCAGGTCTATTTGTAAAACTCTACGAGCTTTACATGAAAGAAGATGCATCTATGGTTGAGATAAACCCTCTCGTTCTCACAAAAGAGGGAAATATCGTAATACTTGACGCAAAAGTTGATTTTGATGACAACGCTCTTTTCAGACATCCTGATATTATGGAGATGGAAGATCCTACTCAGGAATCTGAACTTGAGGTTAAGGCAAAACAGTACAACCTTAACTACATCAAGTTAGATGGAAATATAGCATGTATGGTTAACGGTGCAGGACTTGCTATGGCTACAATGGACACAATAAAGCTTGCAGGTGGTGAACCGGCAAACTTCCTTGATGTTGGAGGATCAGCCAATGCTGAACAGATAGCAAACGCATTCAAGATAATCCTTTCAGATCCCAATGTAAAAGCTATATTCATTAATATATTTGGTGGAATTCTCAGATGTGACAGACTTGCTGAAGGTATAATACAGGCATCAAAAGAGGTAAACCCTCATGTACCAATAATAGTTAGAATGGAAGGAACAAACGTTGAGCTTGGGAAGAAAATGCTTGCAGAATCAGGATTAGACCTTATTCCCGCAGACACAATGTGGGAAGGTGCAAAAAAAGCTGTTGAGCTTGCAAGCAAAGCATAA
- the sucD gene encoding succinate--CoA ligase subunit alpha — MSVLVDKNTKVIVQGITGREGSFHATQCKAYGTQVVGGVTPGKGGQEVEGIPVFDSVKEAVDNTGADCSLIFVPPPFAADAILEAVDAGIKTVICITEGIPVNDMIPVKNYIKTYYPDTVLIGPNCPGVITPEEAKIGIMPGHIFKRGNVGIVSRSGTLTYEAAFQLSNKGIGQSTVIGIGGDPVPGTVFSDVLKWFQDDPETEAIVMIGEIGGTAEEEAAEFIKEYVTKPVVAYIAGVTAPPGKRMGHAGAIIAGGKGTADEKYRALEAAGATTVKNISTIGDVVAEVLGK; from the coding sequence ATGAGCGTACTTGTAGATAAAAATACAAAGGTTATAGTTCAGGGAATAACAGGAAGGGAAGGATCCTTCCATGCAACACAGTGTAAAGCCTACGGAACACAGGTTGTTGGTGGAGTTACCCCAGGAAAAGGAGGACAGGAGGTAGAAGGGATACCTGTTTTTGATTCTGTAAAAGAGGCTGTAGACAACACAGGTGCTGACTGCTCCCTGATATTTGTTCCACCTCCATTTGCAGCAGATGCTATTCTTGAAGCTGTTGACGCCGGAATAAAAACAGTAATATGTATAACAGAGGGAATTCCCGTAAATGATATGATACCTGTTAAAAACTACATAAAAACATACTATCCAGATACTGTTCTTATAGGTCCTAACTGTCCTGGAGTTATAACACCTGAAGAGGCAAAAATAGGAATTATGCCAGGACATATATTTAAGAGAGGAAATGTAGGGATAGTTTCCAGATCAGGAACTCTCACATATGAGGCAGCATTCCAGCTATCAAACAAAGGGATAGGTCAGTCAACAGTTATAGGAATAGGAGGAGACCCTGTTCCAGGAACTGTGTTCTCTGATGTTTTAAAATGGTTCCAGGATGATCCAGAAACAGAAGCTATCGTTATGATCGGTGAGATAGGTGGAACAGCTGAAGAGGAAGCTGCTGAGTTTATAAAAGAGTATGTTACAAAACCTGTAGTGGCTTATATTGCAGGTGTTACAGCACCTCCGGGAAAAAGAATGGGACATGCTGGTGCGATAATAGCAGGAGGAAAAGGAACAGCTGATGAAAAGTACAGAGCTCTTGAGGCAGCTGGTGCAACGACTGTTAAAAATATATCAACTATTGGAGATGTTGTTGCTGAGGTGCTTGGAAAATAA
- a CDS encoding 2-oxoacid:acceptor oxidoreductase subunit alpha: MAFDLTIKYAGEGGEGVISAGDFTMRAASNLGYEVVTFKSFPAEIKGGYALSQVRMSDEKILSQGDGFNILVAFNGEAYEVNKPLLKKGTVLIWDGPEGGDFEPDIEELEAKGVFVYAVPMSKIAKEDVGAYITKNVVAMAATFELFGFPIEVLKQEITKKFSKKGEDVVNLNFKAVEAGVNYVRENIKKIDPYKVPGPLPKKDVIILEGNEAIALGAAAAGVKVFAAYPITPATTVGNYLSPIILKTGGFVYQSEDEISSMAAIIGASFAGVKAMTATSGPGISLMQELIDLASMTELPVVVVDVQRAGPSTGMPTKHEQADLFAAALGGHGDDQRVVIAPKNVEENFYLTIEAFNLSEKYQLPVIMLTDGSLSLRAEAIPTPDIKKIKENLIERPVVRKEDVKPEELDNLFRYAITESGISPVFVPTVSPKPYTATGLEHAENSRPRTTPKERTVMMDKRFRKIANIEQENPHLVEWDLGDLQEGDKADIAVVAWGLTASITQEAVKRLREKGYKIAALYPKLLYPVPKNALEKLASMADQILVPEASYLGHFARFMKMFTNIPQEKIVQFNIYRGEPFIPAEIEEKILELVGQKASA; the protein is encoded by the coding sequence ATGGCATTCGATTTAACAATCAAGTATGCCGGTGAAGGTGGTGAAGGGGTCATTTCTGCAGGTGACTTCACCATGAGAGCCGCATCCAATTTAGGTTACGAAGTTGTGACATTCAAATCATTCCCTGCTGAAATAAAAGGAGGATACGCTCTTTCTCAGGTTAGAATGTCTGATGAAAAGATACTTTCTCAGGGGGATGGTTTTAACATCCTTGTCGCATTCAATGGTGAAGCTTATGAAGTAAACAAACCTTTACTTAAAAAAGGAACTGTTCTTATATGGGACGGACCTGAAGGTGGAGATTTTGAACCTGACATAGAAGAACTAGAAGCAAAAGGTGTTTTTGTATATGCGGTTCCAATGTCAAAGATAGCAAAAGAGGATGTTGGTGCGTACATAACAAAAAACGTTGTTGCAATGGCTGCAACATTTGAACTTTTTGGATTTCCTATAGAAGTTCTCAAACAGGAGATAACAAAGAAATTCTCTAAAAAAGGTGAAGATGTTGTTAACCTAAACTTCAAAGCTGTTGAAGCAGGTGTTAACTACGTAAGAGAGAATATCAAAAAAATAGATCCTTACAAAGTACCAGGACCATTACCAAAGAAGGATGTTATCATTCTTGAAGGTAACGAGGCTATCGCTTTGGGTGCTGCAGCTGCTGGAGTTAAAGTTTTTGCAGCATATCCGATCACACCGGCTACTACAGTTGGTAACTACCTTTCACCAATAATACTAAAAACAGGTGGATTTGTTTACCAGTCTGAGGATGAGATTTCCTCAATGGCTGCTATAATCGGTGCTTCATTCGCAGGTGTTAAAGCGATGACAGCAACATCAGGTCCAGGTATATCTCTTATGCAGGAGCTTATAGACCTTGCATCAATGACTGAGCTTCCAGTTGTAGTTGTTGATGTTCAGAGAGCTGGTCCATCAACAGGTATGCCAACAAAACACGAACAGGCAGACCTATTTGCTGCTGCATTAGGTGGACACGGTGATGACCAGAGGGTTGTCATAGCACCTAAAAACGTTGAAGAGAACTTCTACCTGACAATAGAAGCATTCAACTTATCAGAAAAGTATCAGCTTCCTGTTATAATGCTTACGGATGGTTCTCTATCCCTCAGAGCAGAAGCTATACCAACACCTGATATAAAGAAAATAAAAGAAAACCTTATAGAAAGACCAGTTGTAAGAAAAGAAGATGTAAAACCTGAAGAACTGGATAATCTTTTCAGATATGCCATAACTGAAAGTGGAATATCTCCTGTGTTTGTTCCAACAGTATCACCTAAACCTTACACAGCTACAGGTCTTGAACACGCTGAGAACTCACGTCCAAGAACAACACCTAAAGAAAGAACTGTAATGATGGACAAGAGATTCAGAAAGATAGCAAATATAGAACAGGAAAATCCACATCTGGTAGAGTGGGATCTTGGAGACCTTCAGGAAGGTGATAAGGCTGATATAGCTGTTGTTGCATGGGGATTAACAGCATCAATAACACAGGAAGCTGTTAAGAGACTTAGAGAAAAAGGATACAAGATAGCAGCTTTATATCCAAAACTCCTCTATCCAGTTCCTAAGAACGCACTTGAAAAACTTGCATCTATGGCAGATCAGATACTTGTTCCTGAAGCTTCTTATCTTGGACATTTCGCAAGATTTATGAAGATGTTCACAAACATCCCTCAGGAGAAAATAGTACAGTTCAACATATACAGAGGTGAACCATTCATACCAGCTGAGATTGAAGAAAAGATATTAGAACTAGTTGGACAGAAAGCAAGTGCTTAA
- a CDS encoding 2-oxoacid:ferredoxin oxidoreductase subunit beta: MEYIKLEEKLPPKEYRSDIEPTWCPGCGDFGVVTALTKAFSEERFDPTAITMTSGIGCSSRLPLWMNAFGIHTAHGRALPAAVGVRLARPETPTIVTAGDGDIFSIGMEHFPHTARKNFDITLIVMDNRMYALTKNQTSPTSRHGYKGSLNPYGNIEDPFNVIKFAIASGATFVAQSYSGNPKHLAETIQAAVEHKGFSFVNVLSPCPTFNKIDTFKYYKGRLIDINKELGHDPSDMKAALELASHVLDADYPELEDAEPFKGKRPIGIFYKVEKETFEERIAKLKEKFAPKEGEEPDWDEILAKYRP; this comes from the coding sequence ATGGAATATATTAAGTTAGAAGAAAAACTCCCACCTAAGGAGTACAGGAGTGATATAGAACCAACATGGTGTCCAGGGTGTGGAGACTTTGGTGTTGTTACAGCTTTAACTAAAGCATTCTCAGAAGAGAGATTTGATCCAACAGCGATTACAATGACATCCGGTATAGGATGTTCTTCAAGACTTCCTCTCTGGATGAACGCTTTCGGAATACACACAGCTCACGGTAGAGCACTTCCTGCAGCTGTTGGTGTAAGACTTGCAAGACCTGAAACACCTACTATAGTAACAGCAGGTGATGGTGATATATTCTCAATAGGTATGGAGCACTTCCCACACACTGCAAGAAAGAACTTTGATATAACACTTATAGTTATGGATAACAGAATGTATGCTTTAACAAAGAACCAGACATCTCCAACATCAAGACATGGGTATAAAGGATCTTTAAACCCTTACGGAAATATTGAAGATCCGTTCAACGTTATCAAGTTCGCTATAGCTTCAGGTGCAACTTTTGTTGCCCAGTCTTACTCAGGTAATCCAAAACATCTTGCTGAAACAATACAGGCAGCTGTAGAACATAAAGGATTTTCTTTCGTTAACGTTCTCTCTCCATGTCCAACTTTCAACAAGATAGATACTTTCAAATACTACAAGGGAAGACTGATAGATATAAACAAGGAGCTAGGACACGATCCTTCAGATATGAAGGCAGCTCTTGAGCTTGCTTCCCATGTACTTGATGCTGATTATCCTGAGCTTGAGGATGCTGAGCCGTTCAAAGGAAAAAGACCTATCGGAATATTCTATAAAGTGGAAAAAGAGACATTTGAGGAAAGAATAGCAAAGCTGAAAGAGAAGTTCGCTCCTAAGGAAGGAGAAGAACCTGACTGGGACGAGATACTTGCAAAATACAGACCTTAA